The following proteins are co-located in the Streptomyces bottropensis ATCC 25435 genome:
- a CDS encoding acyl-CoA carboxylase epsilon subunit: MTIKVVRGNPTPEELAAALAVVRARTAAAAAAEQPAGAPAPRDSWADPSRIAAHRLPAPGPTTWSRTYWPG, from the coding sequence ATGACCATCAAGGTCGTCCGGGGAAACCCCACCCCCGAGGAACTCGCCGCCGCACTCGCCGTCGTCCGCGCCCGCACCGCAGCAGCAGCCGCGGCGGAGCAGCCCGCCGGCGCGCCCGCCCCCCGTGACTCCTGGGCCGACCCGTCCCGCATCGCCGCCCACCGCCTCCCGGCCCCGGGCCCCACGACCTGGAGCCGCACCTACTGGCCCGGCTGA